The Allochromatium tepidum genome has a window encoding:
- a CDS encoding virulence factor family protein, whose protein sequence is MRLISMPFRIIRFARRRPMLLCLLAFAAPAPAVVHEQTLNHAGRALHLVYPQDAPQGMVLFLPGSAGWDDAARSRAREVANLDYLVVGIDWSHPAPKPPWWDLGSHLARGLHWLDRRWAGQPDVPTDTACWDMGAELAETARWSRARVALPKGRLPILLGQDEGAALVYTALLQSPPRRFHAALSLDFRPRWPVATLPCECAGWSAARLEGDQLKPAPQVPAAWFLFEQNGSPDDSERAAAFIDGMGNARLASEAPLPASTAPAETDQTSDTEPLSPFLSLLQWLDPRIPDQVGVVSAQADTAGLPLTEVRAEHEDPTTFAIMLSGDGGWAALDRSVSATLAEQGVSTVGWDALSYFWKPRSPDETAADLTRVLRHYLETWHKERVVLIGYSFGAEVMPFMANGLPPELRSRVSLVALLGLGPTAVFEFHMSDWLGGARGEQARPVRPQIEQLGWTRTLCIHGLEEENSLCPELQPLGVRVEGVPGDHHFDEDYAGVARLILRGLAP, encoded by the coding sequence ATGCGCCTCATCTCCATGCCCTTCCGGATCATCCGGTTCGCGCGACGGCGGCCGATGCTGCTGTGTCTGCTGGCGTTCGCCGCCCCGGCGCCCGCCGTCGTCCACGAGCAGACCCTGAACCACGCTGGGCGGGCGCTGCATCTGGTCTACCCGCAAGACGCGCCGCAAGGGATGGTGCTCTTCCTGCCGGGTTCAGCAGGCTGGGACGATGCCGCACGCTCCAGGGCGCGCGAAGTCGCCAATTTGGACTATCTGGTCGTCGGGATCGACTGGTCGCATCCGGCGCCGAAACCGCCCTGGTGGGATCTGGGGTCGCATCTGGCGCGCGGTCTGCACTGGCTCGACAGACGCTGGGCCGGGCAACCGGACGTGCCAACGGACACGGCCTGCTGGGACATGGGCGCCGAGCTGGCCGAAACGGCGCGCTGGTCGCGGGCGCGCGTTGCACTGCCCAAGGGCCGGCTGCCGATCCTGCTGGGCCAGGACGAGGGCGCGGCCCTGGTCTACACGGCGCTGCTGCAATCGCCCCCGCGCCGATTCCATGCGGCGCTGAGCCTGGATTTCCGTCCGCGCTGGCCAGTCGCGACGCTGCCCTGCGAATGCGCCGGCTGGAGCGCCGCGCGACTGGAGGGCGACCAGTTGAAACCCGCCCCTCAGGTTCCGGCGGCCTGGTTCCTGTTCGAGCAGAACGGCTCGCCGGACGACTCGGAACGCGCCGCCGCCTTCATCGATGGGATGGGCAATGCGCGTCTGGCGAGCGAGGCACCGCTCCCGGCGTCCACAGCGCCGGCAGAGACGGATCAGACGAGCGATACCGAGCCGCTCTCGCCGTTCCTCTCGCTCCTGCAATGGCTCGATCCGCGCATCCCCGATCAGGTCGGGGTGGTCTCGGCCCAGGCCGACACCGCCGGTCTGCCGCTCACCGAGGTCCGGGCCGAGCACGAAGACCCCACGACCTTCGCCATCATGCTCTCGGGCGACGGCGGCTGGGCGGCGCTCGACCGGAGTGTGAGCGCAACCCTGGCCGAACAGGGTGTCAGCACGGTCGGCTGGGATGCGTTGAGCTATTTCTGGAAACCGCGTTCACCGGACGAGACGGCGGCGGATCTGACACGGGTGCTGCGTCATTATCTGGAGACCTGGCACAAGGAGCGGGTGGTCCTGATCGGCTACTCGTTCGGCGCCGAGGTCATGCCCTTCATGGCCAATGGTCTGCCGCCCGAGCTGCGTTCGCGCGTCTCGCTCGTGGCTTTGCTCGGGCTCGGGCCGACGGCCGTGTTCGAGTTCCACATGAGCGACTGGCTCGGCGGCGCGCGCGGCGAGCAGGCCCGTCCGGTGCGTCCTCAGATCGAGCAGCTCGGCTGGACGCGCACGCTCTGCATTCATGGGCTGGAGGAAGAAAACAGCCTCTGTCCCGAGTTGCAACCACTCGGCGTCAGGGTCGAGGGCGTCCCCGGCGATCATCACTTCGACGAGGACTACGCGGGAGTCGCGCGGCTGATATTGAGAGGTCTGGCGCCCTGA
- the mprF gene encoding bifunctional lysylphosphatidylglycerol flippase/synthetase MprF, whose protein sequence is MSSLKTESARLHDDHNPSAISLLGWLRRAVPPLLILVTVLAAWNELQGFDVHALHESVRRLPVGLLIGLQLLAFAAVAQMILYDWWMARWLKLDLPLPKLARYSWVANTINNLVGLSGLAGSGIRLLLLTREGVATRTASIYAGLIMLSIPVGLSVLILFALLQGYTTLVPGIIPQWAVSAVLIAYAAYLPAFLVLVGSRAVLHRVLSGETRLGWSCGLGLVALSVIDWLLAVLVAWCCLAATGAPIAPGLFLAAFTFAATLGVVSLIPGGIGVFDAALLVMLTGAGAPAEASAAGVLIFRLVYYLIPWLTGVYLGSGLLTSTESPVLTRFARHCQDNPLLGLLRLSLQIVSHLGMRLLALLTFATGLLLLASAALPTLEERLERLLLVLPQGAIELSHLLSVGVGVLLIALARGIGKQVRSAYRISLPLLLGGALLSLLKGAAAEQVVFLLVVAGLLRLRREAFYRVSYPLLGPRSLLWLLALLASVAGYVLFGAWLHAEGLGDPGLWLQSGPDQHSARFLRSLPLAILVLAGWLAWGLFRMPRPEFPPTDRAALVQARDWLEANDGGTFAHLLFMGDKHLLQAADGRCLIQYKRIRNRLVALGDPMGDTQSLARALLEFRDLADQHDLDPVFYEIGNAHLHLYHDCGFALFKAGEMGLVSLADFTLAGQRNKSLRTKVNRAVRDGLTFEALRTPPDEPTWAELESVSNAWLSERGSGEKGFSLGTFDRDYLSWGPLLLVRQGGRLIAFASLMPSYRGRQEIGIDLMRYLPGVPYVTMDFLFTRAIEWARDEGYAWLNLGMAPLSGVGKIRYARPDERLARLAYDYGNRLYNYKGLRDFKEKFHPVWQSRYIAYPFYRSLPTLLIDLAALIAGGYGRLLIKP, encoded by the coding sequence TGGAACGAGCTCCAGGGGTTCGACGTCCACGCCCTGCACGAGAGCGTGCGCCGACTGCCGGTCGGTCTGCTGATCGGGCTGCAATTGCTCGCATTCGCCGCCGTCGCCCAGATGATCCTCTACGACTGGTGGATGGCGCGCTGGCTCAAGCTGGATCTGCCGCTGCCCAAGCTCGCCCGCTATAGCTGGGTGGCCAACACCATCAACAACCTGGTCGGACTCTCGGGTCTGGCCGGTTCCGGCATCCGCCTCCTGCTGCTCACGCGCGAGGGGGTGGCGACCCGCACCGCCTCGATCTATGCGGGCTTGATCATGCTCTCGATCCCGGTGGGACTCTCGGTGCTGATCCTGTTCGCGCTGCTCCAAGGGTATACCACGCTGGTACCGGGGATCATTCCGCAATGGGCCGTGAGCGCCGTGCTGATCGCCTATGCCGCCTATCTGCCGGCCTTCCTCGTGCTGGTGGGCAGTCGGGCCGTGCTGCACCGGGTGCTGAGCGGCGAGACCCGACTCGGCTGGTCGTGCGGATTGGGGCTGGTCGCGCTCTCGGTGATCGACTGGCTGCTGGCGGTGCTGGTCGCCTGGTGCTGTCTGGCCGCCACGGGCGCGCCCATCGCGCCGGGTCTCTTCCTCGCCGCCTTCACCTTCGCGGCGACCCTGGGCGTGGTGAGCCTGATCCCCGGCGGGATCGGCGTCTTCGATGCCGCGCTGCTGGTGATGCTGACGGGCGCCGGCGCTCCCGCCGAGGCGTCGGCGGCGGGGGTGCTGATCTTCCGGCTGGTCTATTACCTGATTCCCTGGCTGACCGGCGTCTATCTTGGGAGCGGACTGCTGACCTCGACCGAGTCGCCGGTCCTGACCCGGTTCGCGCGGCACTGCCAGGACAATCCGCTGCTCGGTCTGCTGCGGCTGTCGCTCCAGATCGTCTCGCATCTGGGCATGCGCCTGCTCGCCCTGCTCACCTTCGCCACCGGACTGCTCCTGCTCGCCTCCGCCGCCCTGCCGACCCTGGAGGAGCGCCTGGAGCGCCTGCTGCTGGTGCTGCCGCAGGGCGCCATCGAACTGTCCCATCTGCTCTCGGTGGGCGTCGGGGTGCTGCTGATCGCCCTGGCGCGTGGGATCGGAAAACAGGTGCGTAGCGCCTACCGGATCTCGCTTCCGCTGCTCCTGGGCGGCGCCCTGCTCAGTCTGTTGAAGGGCGCTGCGGCAGAACAGGTGGTCTTCCTGCTGGTCGTGGCCGGACTGCTCCGGCTGAGACGCGAAGCCTTCTACCGTGTCTCCTACCCGCTGCTCGGCCCGCGCAGTCTGCTGTGGCTGCTGGCACTCCTGGCCAGCGTCGCCGGTTATGTCCTGTTCGGCGCCTGGCTGCACGCCGAGGGACTCGGCGACCCCGGACTCTGGCTCCAGTCCGGACCCGATCAGCACAGCGCCCGCTTCCTGCGCTCGCTGCCGCTAGCGATCCTGGTGCTGGCCGGCTGGCTCGCCTGGGGGCTGTTCCGCATGCCCCGGCCCGAATTCCCGCCGACCGATCGCGCCGCGCTCGTCCAGGCACGCGACTGGCTCGAAGCCAACGACGGCGGAACCTTCGCCCATCTGCTGTTCATGGGCGACAAGCATCTGCTCCAGGCCGCCGATGGGCGCTGTCTGATCCAGTACAAACGGATACGCAATCGTCTGGTCGCCCTGGGCGATCCCATGGGAGACACGCAATCGCTGGCGCGCGCGCTGCTCGAATTCCGCGATCTGGCCGATCAGCACGACCTCGACCCGGTGTTCTACGAGATCGGCAACGCGCATCTGCATCTCTATCACGACTGCGGCTTCGCGCTGTTCAAGGCCGGCGAGATGGGGCTGGTGTCGCTGGCCGATTTCACGCTTGCCGGACAGCGCAACAAGAGTCTGCGCACCAAGGTCAATCGCGCCGTGCGCGACGGCTTGACATTTGAGGCGCTGCGGACGCCGCCGGACGAGCCGACCTGGGCCGAACTGGAATCGGTGTCGAACGCTTGGCTGAGCGAGCGCGGCAGCGGCGAAAAAGGCTTTTCATTGGGCACCTTCGACCGCGACTATCTGTCCTGGGGACCGCTGCTGCTGGTGCGTCAAGGTGGGCGCCTCATCGCCTTCGCCAGTCTGATGCCCTCTTATCGCGGTCGTCAGGAGATAGGGATCGACCTGATGCGGTATCTGCCCGGCGTCCCCTATGTGACCATGGACTTCCTGTTCACACGGGCGATCGAGTGGGCGCGCGACGAGGGTTACGCCTGGCTCAATCTGGGCATGGCGCCCCTGAGCGGTGTCGGCAAGATCCGCTATGCCCGTCCCGACGAACGTCTGGCGCGACTGGCCTACGACTATGGCAACCGGCTCTACAACTACAAGGGACTGCGCGACTTCAAGGAGAAATTCCACCCGGTCTGGCAGAGCCGCTATATTGCCTATCCGTTCTATCGTTCGCTGCCGACGCTCCTGATCGATCTGGCCGCCCTGATCGCCGGGGGCTACGGACGCCTCCTGATCAAACCCTGA
- a CDS encoding phosphoribosylaminoimidazolesuccinocarboxamide synthase, with the protein MPALYQSNLPHLELIARGKVRDLYRIDDDHLLVVASDRLSAFDVVLPDPIPGKGEVLARLSRFWFARTADIIPNHLTDIPVSSVVTDPQALAELGDRAMVVRRFEPLPVEAIVRGYLIGSGWKDYQATGSVCGIALPSGLRQADRLPEPIFTPSTKAELGAHDENVDFAHTVRLIGRALAEQVRDTSLAIYRRCAAHALERGLIIADTKFEFGLDDDGRLYLIDEALTPDSSRFWPADDYQPGMSPPSFDKQFVRDYLETLDWDKTPPGPKLPPEIIERTAAKYREAEERLTA; encoded by the coding sequence ATGCCCGCTCTCTATCAATCCAATCTGCCCCATCTCGAACTGATCGCGCGCGGCAAGGTCCGCGATCTCTATCGCATCGACGACGATCATCTGCTGGTCGTGGCCAGCGACCGGCTGTCGGCCTTCGACGTGGTGCTGCCCGATCCCATCCCCGGCAAGGGCGAGGTGCTGGCGCGGTTGTCGCGCTTCTGGTTCGCGCGCACGGCCGACATCATCCCCAATCATCTCACCGACATTCCGGTGTCTTCGGTCGTGACCGATCCGCAGGCGCTGGCCGAACTCGGCGACCGTGCCATGGTGGTGCGCCGCTTCGAGCCGCTGCCGGTCGAGGCCATCGTGCGCGGCTATCTGATCGGCTCGGGCTGGAAGGACTATCAGGCCACGGGTTCGGTCTGCGGCATCGCCCTGCCGTCGGGTCTGCGTCAGGCCGACCGGCTGCCCGAGCCCATCTTCACGCCCTCGACCAAGGCCGAGCTGGGCGCGCACGACGAGAATGTCGATTTCGCCCACACGGTTAGGCTGATCGGTCGCGCGCTGGCCGAGCAGGTGCGTGATACCAGTCTGGCCATCTACCGGCGCTGCGCGGCCCATGCGCTGGAGCGCGGCCTCATCATCGCCGACACCAAGTTCGAGTTCGGACTCGACGACGACGGACGGCTGTATCTGATCGACGAGGCCCTGACGCCGGATTCGTCGCGCTTCTGGCCGGCCGACGATTATCAGCCGGGCATGAGTCCGCCGAGCTTCGACAAGCAGTTCGTGCGCGACTATCTGGAGACGCTCGACTGGGACAAGACCCCGCCCGGTCCCAAACTGCCCCCGGAGATCATCGAGCGCACAGCGGCCAAATATCGCGAGGCCGAAGAACGGCTGACAGCCTGA
- a CDS encoding RidA family protein — protein MSKQIIRTDQAPRAIGTYSQAVRVDRTVYLSGQIPLAPETMELIEGDMSAQIRRVFDNLRAVAQAAGGDLSDIVKLNVFLTDLNDFALVNQIMAEYFQEPYPARAAIGVAALPKGAKVEMDAILVLD, from the coding sequence ATGAGCAAACAGATCATCCGCACCGATCAGGCACCGCGCGCCATCGGCACCTATTCACAGGCCGTCCGCGTCGATCGGACCGTCTATCTCTCCGGCCAGATTCCGCTGGCGCCCGAGACCATGGAACTGATCGAGGGCGACATGAGCGCCCAGATCCGGCGCGTCTTCGACAATCTGCGCGCGGTCGCCCAGGCGGCCGGCGGCGATCTGAGCGATATCGTCAAGCTCAATGTCTTTCTCACCGACCTCAACGACTTCGCTTTGGTCAATCAGATCATGGCCGAGTATTTCCAGGAACCCTATCCGGCGCGTGCGGCCATCGGCGTGGCGGCCCTGCCCAAGGGCGCCAAGGTCGAAATGGATGCCATCCTGGTGCTCGATTGA
- a CDS encoding SulP family inorganic anion transporter, whose product MNRLQSLFQTLRTQHPLTTGKQAIGALDWSWTTPYKAWLPQVTARDVRADLLAALTGAIVVLPQGVAFATIAGMPPEYGLYAGMVPAIIAAWFGSSRHLVSGPTTAASVVLFSALSTMAVPGTPDYVTLALTLTFMVGVIELTLGFARMGTLVNFISHSVVVGFTAGAAVLIAAKQLKHFFGLDMDSGGHLHDILFEFFAHVLEINPSATLVALTTLGLGIACKRWLPRIPYMIVAMLGGSLPALGLNDWLGAETTGLATVGALPATLPPLSAPSLTLEHIRELAPVALAVTLFALTEAVSIARSLAARGGYRIDGNQEFIGQGLSNIAGSFFSGYVATGSFNRSGVNYEAGARTPLASIFAALMLMAIVLLVAPYASYLPKAAMAGVLFLVAWGLIDFKEIRHILHSSGRETAVLAVTFFSALFLDLEFAIFAGVLLSLVLYLDRTSKPRIVSMAPDPRLPKHAFSSNPEVVQCPQLRFVRIDGSLFFGSVAHVEQYFDRLRAEHPAQKHLALIANGINFVDLQGGHALVEEAARRRRDGGGMYLINVKQGLWESLEQCGCLEATGGRNVFQSKTAAVRAIYQKLDKTVCATCDKRIFRECNEAKPS is encoded by the coding sequence ATGAACCGACTCCAGTCGCTCTTCCAGACGCTGCGGACGCAACATCCGCTGACCACCGGCAAGCAAGCCATCGGCGCACTCGATTGGTCCTGGACCACGCCCTACAAAGCCTGGCTGCCGCAAGTCACGGCACGCGATGTGCGCGCCGATCTCCTCGCCGCCCTCACCGGTGCCATCGTGGTGCTGCCGCAGGGCGTGGCCTTCGCCACCATCGCCGGGATGCCGCCCGAATACGGTCTCTACGCGGGCATGGTGCCGGCGATCATCGCGGCCTGGTTCGGTTCATCGCGTCATCTGGTCTCGGGACCGACCACGGCGGCCTCGGTGGTGCTGTTCTCGGCGCTCTCGACCATGGCCGTCCCCGGAACGCCGGATTACGTCACGCTGGCTTTGACCCTCACCTTCATGGTCGGTGTGATCGAGCTGACACTGGGCTTTGCGCGCATGGGGACATTGGTCAACTTCATCTCGCACTCGGTGGTGGTGGGTTTCACGGCCGGCGCGGCGGTGCTGATCGCGGCCAAACAGCTCAAGCACTTCTTCGGTCTCGACATGGACAGCGGCGGCCATCTGCACGACATCCTGTTCGAGTTCTTCGCCCATGTGCTGGAGATCAACCCCAGTGCGACCCTGGTGGCCCTGACGACCCTGGGACTGGGCATCGCTTGCAAGCGCTGGCTGCCGCGCATCCCGTACATGATCGTCGCCATGCTGGGCGGCAGTCTGCCGGCGCTCGGACTCAACGACTGGCTCGGCGCGGAGACGACCGGCCTCGCGACCGTGGGCGCCCTGCCCGCGACCCTGCCGCCGCTGTCGGCGCCTTCGCTGACCCTGGAGCACATCCGTGAACTGGCGCCGGTGGCGCTGGCCGTGACGCTGTTCGCCCTGACCGAGGCGGTGTCCATCGCCCGTTCGCTGGCCGCGCGCGGCGGCTATCGCATCGACGGCAATCAGGAGTTCATCGGCCAGGGGTTGTCCAACATCGCCGGTTCCTTCTTCTCGGGCTATGTGGCCACCGGCTCGTTCAACCGCAGCGGCGTCAACTACGAGGCCGGCGCGCGCACGCCGCTGGCCTCGATCTTCGCGGCCCTGATGCTGATGGCGATCGTGCTGCTGGTCGCGCCCTATGCGAGCTATCTGCCCAAGGCGGCGATGGCTGGAGTCTTGTTCCTGGTGGCCTGGGGACTGATCGACTTCAAGGAGATCCGCCATATCCTGCATTCATCCGGGCGCGAGACGGCGGTGCTGGCCGTGACCTTTTTCTCGGCGTTGTTCCTGGATCTGGAGTTCGCGATCTTCGCCGGCGTGCTGCTGTCGCTGGTGCTCTATCTGGATCGCACCTCCAAGCCGCGCATCGTGAGCATGGCGCCCGATCCACGTCTGCCCAAGCACGCCTTTTCGAGCAATCCCGAGGTGGTTCAGTGTCCTCAACTGCGTTTCGTGCGTATAGACGGCTCGCTCTTCTTCGGCTCGGTCGCCCATGTCGAGCAGTATTTCGACCGACTGCGCGCTGAGCATCCCGCGCAGAAGCATCTGGCGCTGATCGCCAACGGCATCAACTTCGTCGACCTGCAGGGCGGTCATGCGCTGGTCGAGGAAGCCGCACGGCGGCGTCGGGACGGCGGCGGGATGTATCTGATCAACGTCAAGCAGGGCCTGTGGGAGTCGCTGGAGCAGTGCGGCTGTCTGGAGGCCACGGGCGGGCGTAATGTCTTCCAGTCGAAGACGGCGGCGGTGCGGGCGATCTATCAGAAGCTCGACAAGACGGTCTGCGCGACCTGTGACAAGCGCATCTTCCGGGAGTGCAACGAGGCCAAGCCGTCATGA
- the mltB gene encoding lytic murein transglycosylase B, producing MSILRFIPLLALLLVGCGTSSTRDDGAYNAMHVPVSGDFAGAPGVDAFIARMRQHGYSPERTAAILSGARRQQSIIDLMDQQAPSKSTGPTGAWTRYRAKFLGEDSINNGVAFWRRNEAALDRAAAHYGVPPEYIVAIIGVETRYGGFTGKTRIIDALATLAFAYPRRAEYFTGELENFLIMAREENIDPFAPRGSFAGAMGLGQFMPSSFRDHAVDHDGDGHRDLWNPADAIGSVANYFRHHGWQPGEAVAVRASVESPAAARALKSGFNTSYGLNELAGRGIKPTRALGRTGTVSLLELDAQGGYEYWLGLKNFYVITRYNHSTYYAMAVHQLAQAIRSRKDAPDGTRVSSTW from the coding sequence ATGTCCATATTGAGATTCATCCCTTTGCTGGCGCTGCTGCTGGTCGGTTGCGGTACGTCGTCGACGCGCGACGATGGCGCCTATAACGCCATGCACGTCCCGGTCAGCGGTGACTTTGCCGGTGCGCCCGGCGTCGACGCTTTCATCGCGCGTATGCGCCAGCATGGCTATTCACCTGAGCGCACGGCGGCGATCCTTTCGGGTGCACGGCGTCAGCAGTCCATCATCGATCTGATGGACCAGCAGGCGCCAAGTAAGAGCACCGGCCCGACCGGGGCCTGGACGCGCTATCGGGCCAAGTTCCTCGGCGAGGACTCCATCAACAACGGCGTGGCCTTCTGGCGTCGCAACGAGGCGGCGCTCGATCGTGCCGCCGCGCACTATGGCGTTCCGCCCGAATACATCGTCGCCATCATCGGCGTGGAGACGCGCTACGGCGGCTTCACCGGCAAGACGCGCATCATCGATGCCCTGGCCACGCTCGCCTTCGCCTATCCGCGTCGCGCCGAGTATTTCACCGGCGAGCTGGAGAATTTCCTGATCATGGCGCGCGAGGAGAACATCGATCCCTTCGCACCGCGCGGTTCCTTCGCCGGCGCCATGGGGCTGGGGCAGTTCATGCCGTCGAGCTTCCGCGATCATGCGGTCGATCACGATGGCGACGGCCATCGCGACCTCTGGAATCCGGCCGACGCCATCGGCAGCGTGGCCAACTATTTCCGCCACCACGGCTGGCAGCCGGGCGAGGCGGTGGCCGTGCGTGCGAGCGTCGAATCACCGGCGGCCGCGCGAGCGCTGAAGAGCGGCTTCAACACCAGCTACGGCTTGAACGAGCTTGCCGGACGCGGCATCAAGCCCACGCGCGCGCTCGGTCGTACCGGCACCGTCAGCCTGCTCGAACTCGACGCCCAGGGCGGCTATGAATACTGGCTGGGACTCAAGAACTTCTACGTGATTACACGCTACAATCACAGCACCTATTACGCCATGGCCGTGCATCAGCTCGCCCAGGCGATCCGTTCGCGCAAGGACGCTCCGGACGGGACGCGCGTCAGTTCGACCTGGTGA
- the recG gene encoding ATP-dependent DNA helicase RecG, giving the protein MSEAGIIAGPSGVTPVAPDSGAVNQGLDRIPARTLDRVGPKIAERLERLGIRTVQDLLFHLPLRYQDRTRLTPLTEIEVGVETWVEGEILESGIGLGRRRSLKVWIGDALGAGLLLRFFYFSPQQAAALKPGERVRCYGEVRQGPQSLEMVHPEYHLLRPEADEPIAACLTPIYPSTEGLQQTRWRGLTDQALALMERTAPAELLPPEILESMKLPTLTEALAFLHRPPVGTPLQDLTEGRHPAFARLAFEELVAHQVSLRRMRLEQRRVSAPVLGGDGGLRKRLRASLPFRLTESQERVVAEIAADLAQSRPMQRLLQGDVGAGKTVVAALAALQALESGCQAALMAPTELLAEQHHRSLSGWLGALGLEPMWLAGRHKGRERDERLAAIASGAAPIVVGTHALLQDDVAFQDLGLVIIDEQHRFGVHQRLKLREKGGGEDRAPHQLIMTATPIPRSLAMTLYADLDLSVIDGLPPGRTPIVTRAVPDTRRDEVIERVRQACLAGRQAYWVCTLIEESEVLECQAAEDTARQLSECLDGLRVGLVHGRLKSQERDAVMAAFASGALDLLVATTVIEVGVDVPNAGLMIIENPERLGLAQLHQLRGRVGRGSVESYCLLLYHAPLSAIARERLGIIRDSTSGFEIAERDLAIRGAGEVLGTRQTGSIQFRIADPLRDQPLIAEAQRAADLLLVGYPELVTPLIDRWLGEREHYGGV; this is encoded by the coding sequence ATGTCCGAAGCCGGGATCATCGCCGGCCCATCCGGTGTGACGCCCGTGGCGCCGGATTCCGGGGCCGTGAATCAGGGGCTGGACCGGATTCCGGCGCGCACGCTCGACCGGGTCGGGCCGAAGATCGCCGAGCGGCTCGAACGGCTCGGTATTCGCACGGTCCAGGATCTGCTGTTCCATCTGCCGCTGCGCTATCAGGATCGCACCCGGCTGACGCCGCTGACCGAGATCGAGGTCGGGGTCGAGACCTGGGTCGAGGGCGAGATCCTGGAGTCCGGTATCGGTCTCGGGCGGCGGCGCTCGCTGAAGGTCTGGATCGGGGACGCGCTCGGCGCCGGGTTGCTGTTGCGCTTCTTCTATTTCTCGCCCCAGCAGGCCGCCGCGCTCAAACCCGGCGAGCGGGTGCGCTGCTATGGCGAGGTGCGTCAGGGGCCGCAGTCGCTGGAGATGGTGCATCCCGAATACCATCTCCTGCGCCCCGAGGCCGATGAGCCGATCGCGGCCTGTCTGACCCCCATCTATCCCTCGACCGAGGGGCTTCAGCAAACGCGCTGGCGCGGCCTGACCGATCAGGCACTGGCGCTCATGGAGCGCACCGCGCCGGCCGAGCTGCTGCCGCCCGAGATCCTCGAATCCATGAAGCTGCCGACCCTGACCGAGGCGCTGGCCTTTCTGCATCGTCCGCCGGTCGGTACGCCGCTCCAGGATCTGACTGAGGGTCGGCATCCGGCCTTCGCCCGGCTGGCCTTCGAGGAACTGGTCGCGCATCAGGTGAGTCTGCGCCGGATGCGGCTGGAACAGCGGCGCGTCTCGGCGCCGGTGCTGGGCGGCGATGGCGGCTTGCGCAAGCGCTTGCGGGCCAGTCTGCCGTTCCGGCTCACCGAATCTCAGGAGCGGGTGGTGGCCGAGATCGCGGCCGATCTGGCGCAGTCGCGGCCGATGCAGCGGCTGCTCCAGGGCGACGTGGGCGCGGGCAAGACGGTGGTGGCGGCGCTGGCCGCGCTCCAGGCGCTGGAGTCGGGTTGTCAGGCCGCGCTCATGGCGCCGACCGAGCTGCTGGCCGAGCAGCATCATCGCAGTCTGAGCGGCTGGCTCGGTGCGCTCGGGCTCGAACCTATGTGGCTGGCCGGGCGTCACAAGGGGCGCGAGCGTGATGAACGGCTGGCGGCGATCGCCTCGGGCGCGGCGCCGATCGTGGTCGGCACCCATGCGCTGTTGCAGGACGACGTGGCGTTTCAGGATCTGGGGCTGGTCATCATCGACGAGCAGCATCGCTTCGGCGTCCATCAGCGGTTGAAACTGCGCGAGAAGGGCGGGGGCGAGGACAGGGCGCCGCATCAGCTCATCATGACCGCGACGCCGATTCCGCGCTCGCTGGCGATGACGCTCTATGCCGATCTGGATCTGTCGGTGATCGACGGGCTGCCGCCCGGACGCACGCCGATCGTCACGCGCGCGGTGCCGGATACGCGGCGCGACGAGGTCATTGAGCGGGTGCGTCAGGCGTGTCTGGCGGGGCGTCAGGCGTATTGGGTCTGTACGCTGATCGAGGAGTCGGAGGTGCTGGAGTGTCAGGCGGCCGAGGATACGGCGCGCCAGTTGAGCGAGTGTCTGGATGGATTGCGGGTCGGGTTGGTGCATGGTCGGCTCAAGAGCCAGGAACGCGATGCGGTGATGGCGGCGTTTGCGTCCGGTGCGCTGGATCTGCTGGTGGCGACCACGGTGATCGAGGTCGGGGTCGATGTGCCGAATGCCGGTTTGATGATCATCGAGAATCCGGAGCGGTTGGGTTTGGCGCAGTTGCATCAATTACGCGGGCGGGTTGGGCGTGGGTCGGTGGAGAGTTATTGTCTGCTGCTCTATCACGCGCCGCTGTCGGCGATTGCGCGTGAGCGGCTGGGGATCATTCGTGATTCGACCAGTGGGTTTGAGATTGCCGAGCGTGATTTGGCGATTCGGGGGGCGGGTGAGGTGTTGGGGACGCGCCAGACGGGGAGTATTCAGTTCCGGATTGCCGATCCGTTGCGGGATCAGCCGCTGATTGCCGAGGCGCAGCGGGCGGCGGATCTGTTGCTCGTGGGGTATCCCGAACTCGTTACGCCGTTGATTGATCGGTGGCTGGGGGAGCGGGAGCATTATGGCGGGGTTTGA